Part of the Nymphalis io chromosome 8, ilAglIoxx1.1, whole genome shotgun sequence genome, TACACTTAACTTTCAAGACGAAACACATCATTAACGCGAGAATATTtcggtttattttaaatgaacctTTAAAAACTACCTTTAATCACAAGTCACACGTGCAATTTCTGATATCTGATtcaagtgatatgcgacattgaccataataatcataatattttacgaATACTCTCATCAAAATagtacacatatataaatataatatgaagtagttcttacaaaatagctctGCAGTGGCTATTACTACTCTTTAAATACATAACACGTACGTTACACGTCAAAATGTGATATACCTTATTAAAATAGCCTATACCGAAATTTGTTTTTCAACgtgtttaaatattcttatagaaTAACACTGGAGGATCGAATCTAATTTCAAATCATTATCGCTTGCACAATTATTTGGCTATTTAATTTTGTCTCTTTCAGCGTCTCAACGACCTTGATTCTCAAGTCAACCCGTGTGGCTGCATGGATTATAATAATCGCAATTCTGATGGGTCTACTTATTCTACTTTTAATGGCCTTCATATTACGCGAGGTAActcaatttaataatgataattatcttCTCTTCGTGTCTTCGCGGTCGACATGGTTTGTGAGCTTGGAATAAACTTTTCCTATGTGACTTGTTCAATCAATAAGCGTACCGCAAGGCGGCATTTTATctccaattattattttctttcccTTTATTAATTTTCTCACTTCTTACATCGACTGTTTGTCACTTATCTGaagatgtatatatatgtatttgtatgtacaattgagttaataatacaaatgattGTTGAattgtagtttttaaaaattcgtAAGCAGAAGCCAGTCTGTAAAATGGATATTATTGTAAGAACtgctttacaaaaataatagtatattttaaaatatctccgACATTATCTTTTAAAGTGAAAACATAGTTTATTATTGATGATGTTAAACTGTAAATGAACTAGAAAGTGATCTCTCGGCTTAGGACAGTCAGCATCGTAGTCAGTGTATTTAAGTGGCAGGCAATATTGGTTGGTAGTTCTCGTCTGCTTGCTACTCTTGATTCAGGTCTTTTGCATTCTTCGTTCTGAATGGTTTCCACTTAGATACACTTTAAGCATCTTCTgcgaaaatatgttaaaataaaggtATATTTAACAAGGTTTTAACTATCAGATATTTTGTttctagaatatatatttaaatacatttatacatgAAAGCGTTTTCTGTATTAAATCGAAACAATAGGTGGACTGAAACtacatttaagtatattatatattataatatttatacattaagcATTACGTTCGCCTTTTGTTAaaactgtttaattttaatggtcGTGTAATAACATGCTTAAAATAATCCTTCACGGtttattactaaatttatttttcagtgCGGCTGCttccaaagaaaaaataagaaaaaattaaatagcttGAAAGAATTTGTCAGAACGCAAAGTATGGTAAGtctttacaaaaaaatgaatcatctaattcaataatatacaaattccaAAATGCTGCGCTTATGAAACTTACCAgcgtattgtttattttaaatctacatGAACTGTTTATTAAAAGATGTAATACGAAATATATTGACGATATATACATTTGaactgtatgtatatgtatcgaAGTATCTATTACATATgagtttaactttttaaattttttatagtattttggactttctttaaattaattagatacGATTTTGTTTTTACTTGTAATCGTTAGGGATACTGACAAATTGGTCAGCTGATGATATGTGGTCTATCCACCTAGCTATTGACGTTAgggctttaagaaatattaaacatgtttatatcgtcaacgcgccaccaaccttgggaacttctTAGTTCCTTTCtgtatgtaaatacaaaagTTCACTCACCGATTTATACACCGGTGtttgttttatagtataggtaggcaagCATATGAGCCATTTGATTGTAAgcggtcaacaacgcccataaacattggcactgtaagaaatgttaaccatcgctaccatcgcttacgtcgccaatgcaccaccaaccttgggaactaagatgttatgccccttgtgcctagAATTAACTGTGGTAGAATAAGTAAAGAGTTGACAGTACTTTGTGGTAGTGCTGTGTGGGTAGGCACATAGCACTGCCACAAAGTACGATATCATGATtttgtaatatgttataattaaaaaatatttacttggaTTTTTAGCGTCAAAACTCTAGAGGACATCATATGCTGCAGGAAGAGAGGGACGCTAATATTTGTGATTGAAAAATAAGCTTTGAGAGTGGGAATATAAACAATGGTGGATTATAGATGGAACTAATTCAATAAgggctttatatattaatttaataaggttTCGTATTGTAATAttacctataattattattaaaaattgtctttaattttttaacaaatttattaaaaaaatatttaaataaaaaatattcgtcttttaaagtttatttattctattcatCTTCAAAAATGtcattacttaatattactaCAGTAATTTTCGTAGCGTGCTTGTGCATTAATTGATTGAGAGTAATGTATAAGAGGGACTGGTTTTGTTTATATGCACAAATATAAGAAAAGAACgcgaatactggtggtagagctttgtgcaagctcgtctgggtaggtaccacccactcatcagatattctaccgcaaaacagcagtacttggtatttttgtgttccggtttgaagagtgagtgagccagtgtaattacaggcataaacaacaagggacataatatcttagttcccaaggttggtgacgcattggtgatgtaagcgacggttaacatttcttacaatgccaatgtctacaggcgttggcgaccacttacaatcaggtggcccatatgctcttccgtcctccaattctataatatatatatatatataaatatatatatatatatatatatatatatatatattatttatatatatatatgattaaatataattataattttatagtatataattaaatatttgcgattttcataacaataaataaaaacataaataatttcttggttattttattatttttggattTATTAGAATAACTTTCAGGTAACCTTGACTTCATTTTCACAAATAAAAGCATAATAGTGTGAACAGTTAACGTCGTTATACTTTCCATTAGCTATGAATATTGTTCCGCAGTATTCGTTGTTCAGAGCATTGTTGGGCTCGTTGTCACACCACTGGCTGTAGCCTGCCTCTTCCAAAGTTTCATCTGAAAGTGCGTAAttcaaaattacttaattattacatttcgcTTTGATTTTTGTAAACTTCTTTAAACAATCCTGACTCTTCTGTAATTAAACTTGATTAATCAAGCtatcaaagccgagatggcctagtgaattttaacagatgatcgtgggttcaagcccggacaagcctcactgaattttttttataattcatctcgtgcttgacggtgaaggaaaacatcgtcaggaaacctgcatgtgtcttatttcattgaaattatgccacatgtgtattctaccaacccgcattggagcagcgtggtgtaataagctccaaaccttctcctcaaaagggagaggaggccttggccagtgggacattaacatgttactgtactgtaatcaAGCTATCAATAGGAACACAGCATTATTGAATATGAatatttggcgatagaatatctaatgagagaataatataatcaagagggtattaataatattaagtctgTGATAGATAgttcaaagaaatatattaagtaaatatgtgttggttagtatattataattatttcacgtCTTTGTATTGAAAGCCGCGGAAACtgagtaatataaaataaagtaccgAACCCAGTATTACTtcgtatttcatataaataaattattaaaaccccTAAAATACGtactaaaaatagttttaaagacAATCGGTGAACCATCTGTTTTCTTCTCCGCTCTTATGCCAACGAAAAAAAAGAACGTTGCCCGAGCACCAAAAACTCTTGGCGTGGATTTGGCGAAGTCACGAAGAATCTGGTGCTCCATGTCCGAGTTCAGGATGGCCAGGTGAGCTCCTTCGGCACGACATTCATCATACGCCTGGTTCCACGAATACGGTAACCGCGGTATTTTGTAACAGCTGCTAACATTTGCAAAGTATTGGTAatctgaaattaatatatatttttataatattgtaaggcTTTAATAAATCTCTTCGTGACTGTACAAGGAATgtgtcttaaaaaaatatatcaaaaatatcaaaattattattcttaattcgAGTAGCCTCTTATAAGCGCTTTTGAGTTAAGTACTTATCAGTATTACATTGTATGTACCTGTTCCACCGGTCCAGAATCTAGAATCTACCGAGAgaatcggcaagaaacttaattttttttttatagaataggaaggcggacgagcatatgggccacctgatggtaagtggtcaccaaacgcccttagacattggcattgtaagaaatgttaaccatcgcttacatcaccaatgcgccaccaaccttgggaactaagatgttatgtcccttgtgcctgtaattacactggctcactcacccttcaaaccggaacacaacaataccaagtactgctgttttgcggtagaatatctgatgagtgggtggtacctacccagacgagcttgcacaaagctctaccaccagtaacgccctattgattattattaaaggttataatcaataataagtaatcatattaatattcatattttgatCTGATGTAAATAATTTCAAGTGTTTGTATTACAAAGACTTCTAAACCATTagggcatttttttaaatccctATCATGATATCCATTTGAAATACAATGATATCTTTAGTTCTCCTCAGGCCTCTGTCTAGTCCTATAAAGGCCACCACCATCAGTAAACGTTCAaagaataaaaaagattaatgttctgtaaataataataataggtaatAATACGCTTGCCATTTTCCATGATTTTATTGTAGGcggaaaatatgtttatattcgaACCGCTTCCATCTAGTCAGGagtataaatcaatatttcttAACTACTTATAGGAAAATAATGGTAGGtaggtacttatatatatatatatatatatatatatatatatatatatatatataattttattttttttgtatctccAGACGTGACTATCACTATCCGTGCCTTTGTTGTAATGAGCAAATGTTATCTCTAGAAGGGATATTTGATAACAGCCacccaattattttatttatttaacgtcgttgtaattttaaacatacattTACATTGGTCTATGTCTATGTGTGTGTTAGATGTATGCGtgaaatctttattatattgggATACGTAATCAATgacaaaattaagtaattacaaaCACGATAAATTTCTTTAGCCCGTTTTACTTTACGGTAGTTTTTACTTTGACCATCAATAAGGaggtaaatgtaaataataataatcaatacttCTATAGGGAATAAATATATGCCTTAATATCTATGTAATCAGAAATAACTTACCCCTTCCAAATACCAAGCATCGGGTATCATAAAACGCTTGCTGAGCCTCGACTTTGCAGACGAATGGTAGACTTAAATAGCATTCATATGTCTTGATCTCACCAGCCCTTGTCATAACATCGCATCCTTTATCATAACTCATCAAACTCAGATGTCTACTATTCAGATCTtccactaaaatattattaaaaaaacttatctacatttacattataatagctGAAgtctctgttttattttaacacgcTACTCTGGAACTACAAGttcgatttataaaaaaaatatttttgcgttcGATATCCGATAttgaaaaactttatataaaggcTCATAGTGTATGTGAAATTGTACGAAACAGACACCTTATCTTATCTATTCTAAATCCAGTATATCCGAGCGGTATagctagttattttaaaaaagagccattatttttaataataatagtgttggTCTCAAATATAGTCTTTATGCTGGCCAAAATATTCCTACCATTTTAGTGCTTCTGGATGGTGGATGTTATATGTGCATACAAATTTACATCCTTCGTCGCTGAGCaggaaatgaattataaacacataggCACGATAAAGTCagtgatactggtggtagagctttgtgcaagctcgtctgggtaggtaccacccactcatcagatattctaccgcaaaacagcagtacttgctattgttgtgttccgatttaaaggatgagtgtgccagtgtaattacaggcacaagggacataaaatcttagttcccaaggttggtggcgcattggctatgtaagcgatggttgacatttcttacaatgccaatgtctaagggcgtttggtgaccacttaccatcaggcggcccatatgctcgtccgccttcctattctataaaaaaaaagtgatgcTTGCTCGCATTTAAACCCCTGAGATTT contains:
- the LOC126770222 gene encoding lymphocyte antigen 75-like; protein product: MFWRENKCLFILVLINIIEIHVTYTKQFRTDYIYNRNTDAFYKFHIESVMFSRAESICKLEGASVMVPKSDHDVSQVHGMFKAYPDLRNFVWIKYDGMTHDSAEEQPLINLEDLNSRHLSLMSYDKGCDVMTRAGEIKTYECYLSLPFVCKVEAQQAFYDTRCLVFGRDYQYFANVSSCYKIPRLPYSWNQAYDECRAEGAHLAILNSDMEHQILRDFAKSTPRVFGARATFFFFVGIRAEKKTDGSPIVFKTIFNETLEEAGYSQWCDNEPNNALNNEYCGTIFIANGKYNDVNCSHYYAFICENEVKVT